The genome window TGCGTCCTATTGCATGTACGAAGATTTGCCTGATCCGCGGGTAGCGATGAATATGCTGAATACGTTTTTGATATCGAAGAAGCCGCTGCGCTTCATCATCACCAACACGGGGGTGAATGTGCCGGTATATCTGATCTCGCACAATACGACCTTCCGGGGCGGCGAGAGCGGAGATATTTACTTCGACCTGACCCTGCGCACATGGCGGGATTCCAAGGTGGAGAAGGTGGGCTCTGCGGCATCAGGTAGCAAGTCAGGTTCTCGTACCGATTTGAAAAAGTCTAGCAAGACCTACACCGTCAAATCTGGTGATTCCCTGTCCAAAATAGCAAAGCTTGAGCTGGGCAGCAGTTCCAAATGGAACGAGATTTACAAGCTCAATAACAAGATCATCGGCAGTGATCCGAACCGGATCAAGCCGGGGCAAAAGCTGGTGATGCCATGACCTACAAGGTCATTGTCGACGACAAATATGACGTCACCAAGCTGGTGGAGACAATTACGCTGAAGGACTCGCTGGACCAGATTGCGTATCAGGCCAACATCCGACTGGCGGTGTCTGCATCTTCGGGTCTGCCTTCGATCTCACCGGGCATGGCGGTGCGGATTAGCGGGGTTCCTTTTGGCGAAAAATCCATGGTTCACTTGCTGCATCCTGCGGTCATCTGGGAGGTGGAAAGCTCGAACAGCGGCACCAAGCGGCTGTCTCTCACGGTGTACGACCGGATGATCTATCTGGAAAAATCAGAGGACGAGTTCCTGCTGCCGAAGGACCAGACTGCTACGCAGCGACTTAAAACCTACGCCAAAGAGTGGAAGATTCCATACGCTACACTGCCGGATACCAAGACCAAGCTGGGCAAAGCCGTGTATCGTTCACAGACGATCTTTTCGATGATGTTTGCCGATCTGAAAGAAACGGCGAAGTCCGGCGGGGAAATGTATCATCCACGGATGACACCCGGCGGGTTGCAGCTCTTCCAGGTGGGAAGTAATGCCAAGGTGTATGAGCTGGATCGGCTGATCGATCTGACCCAGATGCGTACGCTCGAAGGGGCGGTCACCAAGGTGAAAGTAATGGCAGCGTCGGAGTCACCGAGTGGCAAAGAAGTTCCTTCCAAAGTGCTTGCGATTGAGCAGGATCGTGTGGAAGAACTGGGCACATTACAAAAGCTGGTAGAGGACGATCAGGTGAAATCCACAACCGCCGCGAAAAAACTGGCGAAAAGTCATCTGACGGGTATTCAGGAGACCTTTACGATATCGGCACCGGATATCAATACGATTCGCGCCGGGGACGCAGTGTTGTTGAAAGGACTGAAGCTAATCGTCATGTCGGTCAGCCGTGATTTGTCTGCCGGGCCTGGAACGATGACGTTGGAACTGGGTACAGCTGAGATGGTGAAAAGGAGGTATTACCTTGAATAAAGATGATCCGTATGGGCATTTTGCCGACGTCATGCGGGGAGCGATGAGTACACATTCTCGTCAGGCCGTGAGCGGCATGGGCGCGGTATTGGGTACGATGACCTCATCCGGCGTGAAGTTGGATGATTTCAAGCACGAAGTGCAGGATTATCTCGTGGCCGAGTTGCCGGGCACGCTTGGACTGCCGGAGCGCGAGGCTGCTGGCGCGATCTCGGGTATATCTGACGTGGCAAACGGCGGAACGACGGGCACGGGACGGTTTCTTTTGCAAGAAGAGGAAGTGGAAGAAGCGGTGTGGTCTCTTGGTAAAGGATTGAAAGCGGGAGATCGCGTACTGGCGATGCGGGTGAATGGCGGTAACGACATTGTGGTGCTGTGTAAGGTGGTGAGTGCCAATGCCTAGTTTGTTCCCGGAAACGGATGTGGTCTGGGGAGATGAGGAGGATCTGTCGGGGGCGGCTTCGGAAGAGGTGCGCTTTGGGCGGAGCTGGCGATTCGATTACGATGCAGGGGATTTTGTGCTGACCCCAAGTGGCAAAGTGGCTGCGGCTGACGCACATGAAGCGTGGGTACAGTGGTGCATCAAGGCGGTCAAGACGCCACGGTACAGACATGTGATTTACTCTCGAAACTATGGTTCGGAGCTGGAGGATCTGGTGGGGCAGGGTGACAGTCGGGGTGTGATGGAAAGTGAGATTACCCGGATGGTCACGGAGACGCTGCTGGCTGATCCACGCACGGATTCGGTGGACCAGTTTACGTTCGATTGGAATCGGGAGCAGTGCATGTTCTCGTGCCGGGTGGCGAGTGTGCAGGAAGAGATGTTTATTCTGGAAAGTGAGGTGATCTGACGGGATGGCTGAGATTCCGCGTTATTTGGAGGACCAGACGGAGGAACAGATAATGCAGCGTATGCTGGATCGTCTGCCCGCGGATCTGGATAAGTCGGAGGGTTCGTTTCTGTGGGATGCGGAGGCTCCGGTTGCGTTTATGCTGTTTGAGGCGGCATTGTGGGCGCAGGAATTACTCCGGCGGGGGTTTGCAAGTACGGCTGCGAGCAGTGATCCGAATTTTCGTTCGGAAGAGCTGGATCTGCGGGCGGGAGAGCATGGCATTACGCGGCGGGCTGCGGTGGCGGCACAGGGTTCGGTGAGGTTCGTGGGTACGCCGGGGAAAGGGGTACCTGCGGGAACGGTCGTGGCTACGCTCGCGGATGAAGTATCTGCTGAAGCTTCGCTCGAATATGAGACGGTAGGACGTGTGGAACTGGATGCTGAGGGCTTCGGGGTGGTAGGCGTGCGAGCGCTTGTTGCCGGAAAAGAGAGCAATGTGCCTACGGGCACGGTAAATGTGCTGTCTACACCTGTAAGTGGCGTGACTTCAGTCACGAACGTTGAGGTGATCAAAGGCGGTGCGGATATTGAGACCGATACGGCACTGCTGGAACGCTTTTATGCCAAAGTCCGCAACCAAGGGACAAGCGGCAACAAGTCGCAATATGTGCAATGGGCCAGTGAAGTGCCAGGTGTTGGTGCAACGCGTGTTATTCCGTTATGGCAGGGGCCAGGCACGGTGGGATTGTATCTGCTGGACACGGACAAACGTGCTGCGGGTACCGATCTGGTGGCGGCCGTACAGAAGTACGTCGATCCAACGCAGGATGGACAAGGTGAAGGTGTTGCGCCCGCGGGGCCAGTGGTATCCGTAATGCCAGCCGAGGAAGTACCGATGAATATTCAGGTCAAGTTGACGTTGGCAAGTGATGCGACACTGACTGATGTACGGGCACTGATCGAACGCGGGGTGACCGCGTATCTGAAGCAGTTGGCTTTTGCCGATCCGCTCGTGCGTTACACTCGCATTGCCGCGATCCTGCTGGATATTCCGCCCATTATCGACTATTCAGAGCTTACCGTGAACGGTGTGAGCGACCAGAATATCGAGATGACCGCGAGTCAGGTGGCCGTGTTGGGGACGGTGGATGTGCATGAGTAGTGTTGGGCAGATGGTGGATGAGGAAGTAGTTAGGGAGTGCGGAGACCAAGGAAGATTGGGAGAAATACGCCGATCTGGGTTGGATCTGGTGAGCGAGACGCTCCATGAACATGAGGAAGGAAGGGAGGGGACAGGGCATGAGTGCTCCTTCTATTGTAGATGTTGGACTGACGAGTGAGAAAGGGCGGGAATTGTTCTCGTATTTGCCAAGGTACTATGAGACTTCTCGTGTAATGCAGGCCGATATGCAGGCCAAGGGCACCGAGATGGATCTGCTGTATCAGGCGCTGGATGAGACGTTGGAGCAGTTTTTTGTCCGTACGGCGACGTGGGGGCTGGACTTCTGGGAGCAGGAGCTTGGCATTGAGACCGATCGTCTCAAACCTGTGGAACAAAGGCGTGCTGTGGTGGAGTCGAAGCTGCGTGGTGCCGGGAAATTCTCCGGCAGGCTGGTTGCGAATGTGGCTGAGGCTTATGCCGGAGGCAAGGTGGATGTAACTTTTCAGCCGGAAGCGTGGAGTTTTACGGTGAGCTTTGTGGATACGATGGGCATCCCGCCCAATATCGATGATCTGAAACGGGCGATTGAAGAATTGAAACCGGCCCATATGGCCGTGGAATATAAATATCGTTATCTGGTCTGGGATGATCTGGACGACAAACAGATGACATGGGACGAACTCGATGCCGCGTCCTTGACGTGGAATGAACTGGAGGTGTGGGCGTAATGCCAAAAGAAACGGATAGACTGAAATTGCCTCTTCCCTTGGGGAACGAGAATGTGACCCGGGAGAGTATTAATGGAATTTTTGAGAAGATTGATGCAGGTGTGGCGACGCAAGTGGATTTGGATGCGCTTCGTGAAGCGGTAAGTCAGATGGATATTCCCGATGCTTCTTTGACGCAAAAAGGGAAGGTGCAGTTGTCAAGTAAGACGGACGGCACGTCCGAGACGGTGGCGGCAACGGAGAAGGCGGTTAGTGATGCGAGGGTTGACATAAATAATGCAATTAATTATCATGCTAACTCGATAATTAATAGTTCTGAGGCGCACGGCTTGCGAATCAAGGTGGGAAAGATGGAATATTATAATGGGGTAAAATGGACTTCGGTAACTCTAGGTCCAACTACAACTACTGAAAATCTAATATATTATGTTAATGCAAGTACTGGGAATGATGATAATACAGGCTTGTCTTCCGCACAGGCTTTCAAAACAATAGCTAAAGCTATTTCAATTTTACCTGAAATTATAAACCACACTGTTTATATAGTTGTCTATAAAGGAAACTATCCAGAACAGATTAGAGTATCTGGAAAGTCAGGTATAGGTAAAGTTTATTTAAATGCTTCTAAAGACGAAGTGACAATAGGTAGCTTCTATTTAAATAATTGCTCAGTCGAAGTCGAAATATACGGATTTGATGTAATCAACACTCAAGGTACTTCTTTTCAAATTGATCTATGTAAATATGTACGTTTGAGTAATTGTAAATTTGAACGGGCAACTAGTGATACTGGTACTGGTGTTTTCATACGCCGTGCTTCTAATGTAGTCCTTATTGAAAACAAAATTAGTAACAAATATTATGCACTATATGTGGATTTAATTAGCCATGTGTATGCTGAGAAAAACACAGGTAGTAATAACTATCTAGCTTTGTATGTCGTTGGTGGATCTGTCGTATCAAAATCAGATTCACAGCTACAAGGTTCGGAACTTACTTTTGGTGGTGGGGTAATTCGATGAAGTTTTTAAAGTCTATATCAGTTCAATAATGGGTTCAAATTGTGACAGAGAGGAAATACTTAATTACGTATAAGGAAGTAGAAAGCTTTTCTGAGGATTATTTATAAGTTAATTTTTGTATTGTAAATTTGATAGATTACATTATATTTAACTCTTATTTTTAACAGGGAAGTACTGTTTGGGATGAATAATTGGACACTTTGCTTGTTATGTTTGAGAGAAGAAGGATACTAGAAACTTAAAGATTGATTGAGGTGAAACCATGGAAAGATGGGATACCCTATGGAAATGGGGAATTGCACTCATGAGCAGCTCAGTAACCTACTTCTTCGGAGGCTGGTCAGGGGTGCTCGGCGTACTACTCGTTTTCGTCATCCTCGATTACCTAACGGGCATCGCAGCGGCGGGTATGAGTGGAAAGTTAGAGAGTAATGTTGGCATGTTCGGCATTGCACGAAAGGTATTTATATTTGCAATGGTATCGGTGGCTCATCTGGTGGACGGTGTTCTGGGAGACGGACATTTGTTCAGGGATGCGGTCGCCTTTTTTTATATCGCAAATGAGTTGTTGTCCATCATCGAAAACGGGGGTAAGTTGGGCGCTCCGATTCCGCCTGTGATTCGGCAAGCCATTGAAGTGCTCAAGGGAAAAGGGGGAACCGGGGGGATCTCGGGTAACTATACTCCTGATTCCAGAGAATCTTTTGTACAGTCAGATCATGAGGACGTTGATCAACAGATTAGAGATGAAACGAAGTAAAGGCTCAGCATTTATTTAAAATTGCCCTGTGGCAAGATATAGAGCACAACAGAGTCGAAAGTCTGCACCAGTAGCCTACAAGTAGTGAAAGAGACGGAATCGATTCTGAAGAAGCGGAGCGGTCGCCTTTGTCTCTAAATTTTAACCATTAGAAATAAAATCATAAAAATTTGGAGACAACAGCGATCATAAGAACGATCCGTATCTGGAACGGTCGCGTACCGCTTGATATTTTTTCCTAAGAGGATAGATACTATTTGAACATAGCTATTACCATCAACAAGGGACACGCACACAAGCAACCTCTAACTCAACAGCATTAACTATATACAAACGGCAATTTGCCGCATAAAGGGTGTGAGAAACATGCAAACGAGAAGTTCGGGCAACACACAGGGCATTGACGTCTCCCGGTACCAAGGCAATATTGATTGGGCCAAAGTGAAGGCAAGTGGCATGACATTTGTATTCATTAAGGCAACCGAGGGACAGACCTATACCGATCCAAATTATCAGAAAAATGTAACAGGTGCACTGGCGGCGGGTATGCTGGTGGGAACATACCATTTCTTCCGCGCGACCTCTACCGATGGTGCCAAAGCAGAAGCGGCGCATTATGCCAATACACTTAACAAAGTTGGAGGCGCCAAGGCGTTACAACTGCCACCCGTCATGGACTACGAGAACAACCCCGGCAACTTGAGCAAAGCGCAAATGAATACAGTTGCCAAAGCTTTTTTAACCGAACTACAACGTCTGACAGGTGTAAAACCGATCATATACACAGGCAATTCATTTGCCGGGAATTTTGACACATCACTCAGCTCATACGATCTGTGGATCGCGCGTTACAGCAACACCCGTGTACCGGATGACCAGCCGGCATGGAAGCGTTGGACGTTCTGGCAGTACACGGATTCGGGCAAGGTGAATGGCATCAGCGGCAACGTGGATATGAATGAATTCGAGGGAACGGCGGCACAACTCAGAGCAAGATACGCAGCAGTCACTCCGAAACCTCCGGAGCCAACCAATCCAACCAATCCAACGAATCCAACGAATCCAAGTAATCCGAATCCACCAACCGAACCACCGAAAGGGGGCGAACCGATGACAGCCGAAGAGAAAGCAGCGTTTGATGCGCTCAAATCCCAAGTCGACAAACTGCAGGCGCGTCAGCAAATGGAAGTTCCAGTATGGGCAAAAGCAGCTGTGGATGCAGCGCTGGCATATGACACCAAAAATCCATTGTTCAGCATCGATAATGGGGCGAGTTATGATTTTTACCGTTTCATTACCGTGATGCATCGCAGAGGTTTGTTTAAAAAGTGAGCTGATTCTTAGCAAATTAAAATGTTGATTTTATATAAATGTGGATTGAGTGGAGAAGGAACACGAGACGCTTTTTGTCGAACTGTGTTCCTTTTTTGTGCTTTGTGTAAGTAATATTAACGCATATAATAAAGTTGAAGACTTATGTCTGTAAATCTCTTGTCTAATTGATTAATGTGATGTAAAGTAAGTTACACGAAATTGTTTTTCACCACAGTTTATTTACACAATCCTCCTCATCATGACAAAACCATAACATAAGAAGTTATTGTAATGTCTCCCTGTTGTACAATCCAACATCTCAAGATGACTCGTTCATACGTTATACACATCCAATCTGCAAGAGAAAACCACCGTTTAAACAACTTAGCCTATGTTGAGTTTCTTTCATCCGTATTGCTAACGAACGATAACGACACCTAATCTGGTATCCACACTTCATGCTCAACACGACACGCTCAAGGAACAGACTTTATTGCGTAGCTAGCAGCGTAGTATTTATATGCCCATCTGTATTTTCAATAAACTGACTTGAACATGCTCTTCCCGGTCTGTAACCGTTTGCTGTTGCTTATTGACCTAAGTTCAAATAAAACGCAACAATTTCATTTCATTTTATTGCATAGAGTCATCTCACAAGGCACTTTGTTTTGTTGTACGTCTTCTTTCACTATAAAAGTAATCGTCCATATCCGTAATCCATGCGCAGGATGATCTGGCGTTTACTTATATCCATTGTTCACCTGTCTCCCATACTTTTTTTAAGTTTCATATACATGCCTTACTTCTCCCGGAACTTTAATTCAGGTATCACAGGCACCTAAAGCCTTTCATTGATACAAGCAAGCACCGAACCAATGGCTATCATTGAAGTTTTTTCATGCCAGCATCACACACATTATGAGACAGGGAAGGGTGTTGTACGTATGCGAATGAGAAAGAAATGGATGTCCGGTTTTTTGACTCTGGCTTTGAGTACCGTCTTGGTGTTGTCAGGCTGTTCGAGCAATGAGGGGGCTGGGAATTCACCTGCTCCGGCGGAAGGCAGCGAGCCGCCAGCCGAAGTGACAGAAGCGCAAGATACGATGATTATGGGGCGTGGTGGGGATTCCGTTGCACTCGATCCGGCGATTGTGACCGATGGAGAGTCGCTGAAGATTGGACATCAGGTGTTTGATTCATTGTTGGATTACAAGGAAGGCGGAACAGAAGTCGTTCCTGGACTGGCAGAGAGCTGGGAGATTTCGGCGGATGGACTCAAGTATGTGTTTAAGCTCAAGTCCGGTGTGAAATTCCATGATGGTACGGACTTCAACGCTGAGTCTGTTGTGTTCAACTTCAACCGCTGGGGCGATCCGGCGAGTGAATATAAATTCGAAGGGGATTCCTTCGATTATTATGATTCCATGTTTGGTCCAGAGGACGGACGTGTGATCAAGGAAGTGAAGGCGACGGACGAGACTACGGTGGAGTTCACATTGAACCAGCCACAAGCGCCTTTCCTGCAAAATATTGCGATGACGCCATTTGGCATTGCCAGCCCAAAAGCGATTCAGGAGAAAAAAGAAAACTTCAAGAGCGAGCCTGTGGGCACCGGCCCATTTGTATTCAAAGAGTGGAAGCGTAACGACTCCATCACCTTGGAGAAAAACGCGGATTACTGGAAAGAAGGACTGCCGAAGTTGAACAAAGTTATCGTGCGTTCGATTCCGGATAACACGGCTCGCTTCAATGCCCTGCAAAACGGCGAGATCGATGTCATGGAAGACTTGAACCCGGACGATCTGTCCATCCTTGAAGGCAACAGTGAGTTGCAGAAGATCGAGCGTCCACCGTTCAACGTGGCGTATATAGGCTTTAACTTCAAGAAGAAACCATTTGATAATGTCAAAGTCAGACAAGCCCTCAACCATGCGGTGAACAAGCAGGCCATTATTGATGCATTCTTTGCTGGACAAGCTGAGCCTGCTGTCAATCCGATGCCGCCAACGCTATGGGGGTACAACGATACCATTGAGGATTACCCATATGATCTGGAAAAAGCAAAAGCTCTACTCGCTGAAGCTGGCTACCCTGACGGTTTGCCTGATCCGGTAACCTTCTATGCCATGCCGGTATCTCGCCCGTATATGCCTGATGGCAAGAAAGTAGCGGAAGCGATCCAGGCTGATTTTGAGAAAATCGGCGTGACAACCAACATTGAATCCCCAGAATGGGCGACGTATTTGGATGATGCCAAAGCCGGGGAGAAAGACGATATCTACATGCTCGGTTGGACGGGGGATAACGGGGACCCGGATAACTTCCTGTACACGTTACTGGACAAAGACGCCATTCCGGGCAACAACCGTAGCTTCTATGTCAACGAAGAGTTGCATGTGTTGCTGACCGATGCGCAGAAAGAAACAGATCAGGAGAAACGTGCGGAGCTTTACAAACAAGCGCAGGTGATTATCAAGGAAGACGCACCGTGGATTCCACTCGTGCACACCACGCCAATTCTGGCGGGTAAATCGAACCTGAAAGGTTTTGTACCATCTCCGCTGGGCAGTGAATCCTATGCTGGTGCCTACTTCGAATAATACAGACGTAAACTGAGCTTATCCATTTCAGGATAACGTAGTGTACAGAATCACTCTGAAGATGGCGCTGGACTCAGAGTAATGAAGTGTAACTTCTTTCTATCAAAGCGCTGGTGAGACGCAATGCTTGGCAGAACCCACATCCGGACGTAACTATCCAAAGCATGCGTATCTGCCAGCGCTTTTTATTTTGCATGATATGTCGAAGGCAGGTGAACAGGATTGAACAGCTATATTGTCAAACGTGTGCTTGTGTTGCTGCCCGTGCTGCTGGGCATGACCCTGATTGTCTTTTCCATCATCCATGCCATTCCGGGTGATCCGGCCGAGACCATACTTGGGCAAAAGGCAACCGAACAATCCAAGCAGGCCCTCCGTGACCAGCTCGGTCTGGATAAACCCTGGTTCCAGCAATATTTCGCCTACTTGGGCGATTTGATCAAAGGCGACCTCGGAACATCCATCCGCACCAAGGTGCCTATTGCCCAGGAAATTGTGCCTTATCTGACAGCAACCCTTGAATTAACGATGGCAAGTATGTTGTTTGCTGTCATTATCGGGGTGAATGCCGGGATTATCAGTGCATGGAAGCACAACTCCTGGTTTGATTATTGTTGTATGGTCATTGCTTTAGTGGGTGTATCCATGCCGATCTTCTGGCTCGGTTTGATGGAACAATGGCTGTTTGCAAACAAATTGCAGTGGCTGCCATCCATTGGGCGCATGAATGCACGTGATCCGGTGGAAGCCATTACGGGCTTGTATGTGCTGGACACGATGATCGCTGGACAATGGAATCAGTTGTGGACCGTAACGAAACATTTGTTGCTTCCGAGTATAGCGCTGGGCACCATTCCAATGGCCGTTATTGCCCGGATGACCCGTTCCAGCATGCTGGAAGTGATGAGTTCCGATTACATTCGTACAGCAAAAGCCAAGGGACTGGGGCCGTTTTTTGTTGTATATGGACATGCCCTTAAAAATGCGTTTATTCCCGTGCTTACGGTTATCGGCATCCAGACCGGATCGTTGCTCGGGGGTGCGGTGTTGACCGAAACGATCTTTGCTTGGCCGGGCGTGGGACGTTATATATATGAAGCGATTAGTTCGCGGGACTATCCGGTGATCCAGAGTGGCATTCTGATCGTGGCATTCTTTTTCGTGGTGATCAATCTGATTGTGGACTTACTCTACGCCGTGTTCGATCCTCGGATTAGTTATAAATAGAGAATTCATTAATCATTCATATCCAAGAAAGGAGACGCCGCATGGCCAAATTATCGACCAATACCGGACCATCCATTGAAGCTGCATCGGCGAGCACAGCCGGTCCATGGCGGGAAGCGTGGAGAACGTTTCGGAAGAATCGGCTTGCGCTTGCGGGCTTGATTATTATCGTGTTTTTTATTCTGTTGGCTTTCCTCGCGCCATATATTGCCCCCTACGATTACAAGGAACAGGTGCTGGTGGATCGGCTTCAGGCCCCTTCGGCAGAGCATTGGTTTGGTACCGATGATCTGGGGCGTGACGTGTTTTCCAGAGTGCTGCATGGAGCGCGTATTTCCTTGTGGGTAGGCTTCTTCTCCGTCATTGGTTCCATTATTGCGGGCACGTTGCTTGGTCTGATTGCCGGATTTTATGGAAAATGGGCGGACATGCTCATCTCGCGTCTATTTGATATCTTGCTTGCCTTTCCGGGGATATTGCTCGCCATCGCCATTGTGGCGATATTGGGCCCATCGTTGCAAAATGCGCTGCTCGCCATCGCTATCGTGAACATCCCGACCTACGGAAGGTTGGTGCGTTCACGGGTACTCAGCTTGAGACAGGAGGAATTCATTACGTCGGCGCGGACACTCGGAGCAGGCAACGGGCGAATCTTGTTTCGCCATATCTTGCCCAATAGCCTTACTCCACTGATTGTGCAGGGTACGCTCGGGATTGGAACGGCGATTATCGAAGCTGCTGCACTCGGATTTCTGGGCATGGGTGCGCAACCACCTGACCCGGAATGGGGTAAAATGCTATCAGACTCCCGTCAGTTTATACAAAAAGCACCGTGGACACTCATCTTCCCCGGCGTTTCCATCATGTTGACCGTGCTCGGCTTCAACCTCATGGGCGATGGACTGCGCGATACCCTTGATCCGAAAATGGCAAAAAAGTAGAATTTTCAAACTCAAACTCAAACTCAAACTCAAACTCAAACTCAAACTCAAACTCAAACTCAAACTCAAACTTGAACTCAAACCGTAACCGTAACCGTAACCGTAACCGTAACCGTAACCGTAACCGTAACTTATAACCTTATTCTGCATTCTAACTTTTTCTGTAACGCTTTTATGCGGCACTGCTAACTATAAAACTAAGCGTATGTGCTACTTTTTAACGCGTCCCTATTTGTACCTGTAATGCTAACTTCTGCATCATCTCTAACGAACCTGGGAAGCCTTATTTTACGATTTTTAGCTGATTTCCTAATCTAACGAACTTCACACACCCTAATATGTGAAAAACTTTCGAATGTGCTCCATAGATTGGATTAAATTGAGCAATAGCGTGTCTAGGGTTCGTTAGATTACAAATTCATCCCAAAAAGGCCATTTAACGCCTCTGAGGTTCGTTAGCGCGTAACTGCCATACTTCTCAAGACATTTAAGCAATCACAGGACCAAGTTACCAATATACCAACGAACATATCAACACATATATCAATACAAAAATAGCAATAGGGACCTATCAATACGAACACATCGATACGGCAGTCTCAACACTGCAAACCCGAGGATATTCCGAGGCGCA of Paenibacillus sp. FSL R5-0517 contains these proteins:
- a CDS encoding ABC transporter substrate-binding protein — protein: MRKKWMSGFLTLALSTVLVLSGCSSNEGAGNSPAPAEGSEPPAEVTEAQDTMIMGRGGDSVALDPAIVTDGESLKIGHQVFDSLLDYKEGGTEVVPGLAESWEISADGLKYVFKLKSGVKFHDGTDFNAESVVFNFNRWGDPASEYKFEGDSFDYYDSMFGPEDGRVIKEVKATDETTVEFTLNQPQAPFLQNIAMTPFGIASPKAIQEKKENFKSEPVGTGPFVFKEWKRNDSITLEKNADYWKEGLPKLNKVIVRSIPDNTARFNALQNGEIDVMEDLNPDDLSILEGNSELQKIERPPFNVAYIGFNFKKKPFDNVKVRQALNHAVNKQAIIDAFFAGQAEPAVNPMPPTLWGYNDTIEDYPYDLEKAKALLAEAGYPDGLPDPVTFYAMPVSRPYMPDGKKVAEAIQADFEKIGVTTNIESPEWATYLDDAKAGEKDDIYMLGWTGDNGDPDNFLYTLLDKDAIPGNNRSFYVNEELHVLLTDAQKETDQEKRAELYKQAQVIIKEDAPWIPLVHTTPILAGKSNLKGFVPSPLGSESYAGAYFE
- a CDS encoding tail fiber protein; its protein translation is MPKETDRLKLPLPLGNENVTRESINGIFEKIDAGVATQVDLDALREAVSQMDIPDASLTQKGKVQLSSKTDGTSETVAATEKAVSDARVDINNAINYHANSIINSSEAHGLRIKVGKMEYYNGVKWTSVTLGPTTTTENLIYYVNASTGNDDNTGLSSAQAFKTIAKAISILPEIINHTVYIVVYKGNYPEQIRVSGKSGIGKVYLNASKDEVTIGSFYLNNCSVEVEIYGFDVINTQGTSFQIDLCKYVRLSNCKFERATSDTGTGVFIRRASNVVLIENKISNKYYALYVDLISHVYAEKNTGSNNYLALYVVGGSVVSKSDSQLQGSELTFGGGVIR
- a CDS encoding YmfQ family protein, with product MSAPSIVDVGLTSEKGRELFSYLPRYYETSRVMQADMQAKGTEMDLLYQALDETLEQFFVRTATWGLDFWEQELGIETDRLKPVEQRRAVVESKLRGAGKFSGRLVANVAEAYAGGKVDVTFQPEAWSFTVSFVDTMGIPPNIDDLKRAIEELKPAHMAVEYKYRYLVWDDLDDKQMTWDELDAASLTWNELEVWA
- a CDS encoding DUF2634 domain-containing protein; this translates as MPSLFPETDVVWGDEEDLSGAASEEVRFGRSWRFDYDAGDFVLTPSGKVAAADAHEAWVQWCIKAVKTPRYRHVIYSRNYGSELEDLVGQGDSRGVMESEITRMVTETLLADPRTDSVDQFTFDWNREQCMFSCRVASVQEEMFILESEVI
- a CDS encoding LysM peptidoglycan-binding domain-containing protein translates to MEFTLIDGKTQFQFPVKPEELTISRSKGYETINMLEHGEFDFAQGEKVKEITFSSFFPKEYDASYCMYEDLPDPRVAMNMLNTFLISKKPLRFIITNTGVNVPVYLISHNTTFRGGESGDIYFDLTLRTWRDSKVEKVGSAASGSKSGSRTDLKKSSKTYTVKSGDSLSKIAKLELGSSSKWNEIYKLNNKIIGSDPNRIKPGQKLVMP
- a CDS encoding phage portal protein; translated protein: MTYKVIVDDKYDVTKLVETITLKDSLDQIAYQANIRLAVSASSGLPSISPGMAVRISGVPFGEKSMVHLLHPAVIWEVESSNSGTKRLSLTVYDRMIYLEKSEDEFLLPKDQTATQRLKTYAKEWKIPYATLPDTKTKLGKAVYRSQTIFSMMFADLKETAKSGGEMYHPRMTPGGLQLFQVGSNAKVYELDRLIDLTQMRTLEGAVTKVKVMAASESPSGKEVPSKVLAIEQDRVEELGTLQKLVEDDQVKSTTAAKKLAKSHLTGIQETFTISAPDINTIRAGDAVLLKGLKLIVMSVSRDLSAGPGTMTLELGTAEMVKRRYYLE
- a CDS encoding glycoside hydrolase family 25 protein, with translation MQTRSSGNTQGIDVSRYQGNIDWAKVKASGMTFVFIKATEGQTYTDPNYQKNVTGALAAGMLVGTYHFFRATSTDGAKAEAAHYANTLNKVGGAKALQLPPVMDYENNPGNLSKAQMNTVAKAFLTELQRLTGVKPIIYTGNSFAGNFDTSLSSYDLWIARYSNTRVPDDQPAWKRWTFWQYTDSGKVNGISGNVDMNEFEGTAAQLRARYAAVTPKPPEPTNPTNPTNPTNPSNPNPPTEPPKGGEPMTAEEKAAFDALKSQVDKLQARQQMEVPVWAKAAVDAALAYDTKNPLFSIDNGASYDFYRFITVMHRRGLFKK
- a CDS encoding phage holin family protein yields the protein MERWDTLWKWGIALMSSSVTYFFGGWSGVLGVLLVFVILDYLTGIAAAGMSGKLESNVGMFGIARKVFIFAMVSVAHLVDGVLGDGHLFRDAVAFFYIANELLSIIENGGKLGAPIPPVIRQAIEVLKGKGGTGGISGNYTPDSRESFVQSDHEDVDQQIRDETK
- a CDS encoding baseplate J/gp47 family protein — protein: MAEIPRYLEDQTEEQIMQRMLDRLPADLDKSEGSFLWDAEAPVAFMLFEAALWAQELLRRGFASTAASSDPNFRSEELDLRAGEHGITRRAAVAAQGSVRFVGTPGKGVPAGTVVATLADEVSAEASLEYETVGRVELDAEGFGVVGVRALVAGKESNVPTGTVNVLSTPVSGVTSVTNVEVIKGGADIETDTALLERFYAKVRNQGTSGNKSQYVQWASEVPGVGATRVIPLWQGPGTVGLYLLDTDKRAAGTDLVAAVQKYVDPTQDGQGEGVAPAGPVVSVMPAEEVPMNIQVKLTLASDATLTDVRALIERGVTAYLKQLAFADPLVRYTRIAAILLDIPPIIDYSELTVNGVSDQNIEMTASQVAVLGTVDVHE